The Neomonachus schauinslandi chromosome 4, ASM220157v2, whole genome shotgun sequence genome includes a region encoding these proteins:
- the IL22RA1 gene encoding interleukin-22 receptor subunit alpha-1: MRTLLTILAAGSLAAHIAEDTSDLLQHVKFQSSNFENILTWDSGLDSAPDIVYSVEYKKYGEREWLAKEGCQRITRKSCNLTMETGNFMEFYYARVTALSAGGRSATKMTDRFSSLQHTTIKPPDVTCIPKVRSIQMIVHPTSTPIRAGDGHRLSLEDVFSDLFYRLELQVNHTYQMHLGGKQRDYEFTGLTPDTEFLGTIMIFVPTWSKESAPYVCRVKTLPDRMWTYSFSGAFLFSMGFLVAGLCYLSYRYITKPPPPPNSLNVQRVLTFQPLRFIQEHVLIPVFDLSSPSSLAQPVQYSQVRVSGPREPPEAPPLHSLSEIAYLGQPDISILRPSGVPPHQTLSPLSYAPQAAPEVRRPSYAPQVTPEAKPPFYTAQAMSEVQPSSYTPQTTPDCWPSYGTCGEGSGRDSPPVTLSSPKHLRTKGQLQKKAPAGTYIPDGLSLQGVTSLDMEDPQEANFFQQHLGVHTDRVPDPSVLHRGEPGTPSYLKDQLPLLSSVQIEGHPVSLPLHTPSLSCSPTDQEPSPWGLLESLVCPRDEGPMSEMEALSPASQASDLEQATELDCLFRGLALTVQWEA, encoded by the exons CTCACATTGCTGAGGACACCTCGGATCTTCTTCAGCACGTAAAATTCCAGTCCAGCAACTTCGAAAACATCCTGACGTGGGACAGTGGGCTGGACAGCGCCCCAGACATTGTCTACAGCGTCGAGTATAAAAA GtacggagagagagagtggctggCGAAGGAGGGCTGCCAGCGGATCACCCGGAAATCCTGCAACCTGACCATGGAGACGGGCAACTTCATGGAGTTCTATTATGCCCGTGTAACTGCCCTCAGCGCGGGAGGCCGGTCAGCCACCAAGATGACCGACCGGTTCAGCTCACTGCAACACA ctACCATCAAACCACCCGATGTGACCTGTATCCCCAAGGTGAGATCCATCCAGATGATCGTCCATCCCACCTCCACGCCAATCCGCGCAGGGGATGGCCACCGGCTTAGCCTGGAGGATGTCTTCTCTGACCTATTCTACCGCTTAGAGCTCCAGGTCAACCACACCTACCAAATG CACCttggagggaagcagagagactaCGAGTTCACTGGCCTGACCCCTGACACAGAGTTCCTTGGGACCATCATGATTTTTGTTCCAACCTGGTCCAAAGAGAGCGCCCCCTACGTGTGCCGAGTGAAGACGCTGCCAG ATCGGATGTGGACATACTCCTTCTCAGGCGCCTTCCTGTTCTCCATGGGCTTCCTCGTCGCCGGGCTCTGCTACCTGAGCTACAGATACATCACCAAGCCGCCTCCGCCTCCCAACTCCCTG AATGTCCAGCGAGTACTGACCTTCCAGCCTCTGAGGTTCATCCAGGAGCACGTGCTGATCCCTGTCTTTGACCTGAGCAGCCCCAGCAGTCTGGCCCAGCCCGTCCAGTACTCCCAAGTCAGGGTCTCCGGGCCCAGGGAGCCCCCGGAAGCCCCACCACTGCACAGCCTGTCTGAGATCGCCTATCTCGGGCAGCCAGACATCTCCATCCTCCGGCCCTCTGGAGTGCCACCTCACCAGACGCTCTCCCCACTGTCCTACGCACCCCAGGCTGCCCCCGAAGTCAGGCGCCCCTCCTATGCACCTCAAGTAACCCCCGAAGCTAAACCTCCATTCTACACTGCACAGGCCATGTCTGAGGTCCAGCCTTCCTCCTATACCCCTCAGACCACTCCAGACTGCTGGCCTTCCTATGGGACCTGTGGGGAAGGCTCTGGCAGAGACTCCCCACCTGTGACACTCTCTAGTCCCAAACACCTCAGGACTAAAGGTCAGCTCCAGAAAAAGGCACCAGCTGGAACCTATATCCCAGATGGCCTTTCTCTGCAAGGGGTGACCTCCTTGGATATGGAGGACCCCCAAGAAGCAAATTTCTTCCAGCAGCATCTGGGAGTTCACACGGACAGAGTACCTGACCCCAGTGTGCTACACAGAGGGGAACCAGGGACACCATCGTACCTAAAGGATCAgctccccctcctctcttctgTCCAGATCGAGGGCCACCCGGTATCCCTCCCTTTGCACACTCCTTCCCTCTCGTGTTCCCCCACAGACCAGGAACCAAGTCCCTGGGGCCTGTTGGAGTCCCTCGTGTGTCCCAGGGACGAGGGTCCCATGTCTGAGATGGAGGCCCTGAGCCCAGCCTCTCAGGCCTCAGACCTGGAGCAGGCCACAGAACTGGACTGTCTCTTCAGAGGCCTGGCCCTGACCGTGCAGTGGGAGGCCTGA